In a genomic window of Occallatibacter riparius:
- a CDS encoding RluA family pseudouridine synthase: MLNRGYVYTSTISSKHHGENLLSYLASRYTHSSRHAWQEKLNNGEVTLDGVPSTGNESVVSGQTLVWNRAPWIEPEVPRHFEVLFSDAHILAVSKPSALPTLPAGGFLENTLLRLVQQHWPGANPVHRLGRGTSGIVLFARTPQAASNLTAAWNTSKVQKIYRALAQNVAEHDTYEILTPIGLVPHPRIGSVWAAHPGGKPSKSLAKVIARTSSTTTFEVSLNSGRPHQIRIHLASIGHPLVGDPLYGVNGKPLDHLPGLPGDGGYLLHAQFLLFPHPFTGKQISLEAPLPCSSPSLT; the protein is encoded by the coding sequence ATGCTCAACCGGGGCTACGTGTATACCTCAACCATCAGCAGCAAGCACCATGGAGAAAACCTGCTCTCCTACCTGGCAAGTCGTTACACCCACTCCAGCCGACACGCCTGGCAAGAAAAACTGAATAACGGCGAGGTCACTCTCGACGGCGTTCCCTCCACAGGAAATGAATCTGTCGTGTCAGGCCAGACTCTTGTCTGGAATCGTGCACCCTGGATCGAGCCAGAAGTCCCTCGACACTTCGAAGTCCTGTTCAGTGACGCCCATATCCTGGCTGTCAGCAAGCCCAGCGCATTGCCCACCCTGCCCGCGGGTGGGTTCCTGGAAAATACGCTTCTACGCCTGGTGCAACAACATTGGCCTGGCGCCAATCCCGTCCACCGGTTGGGTCGAGGCACCAGCGGCATCGTCCTTTTCGCCAGGACGCCGCAGGCTGCGTCGAATCTAACCGCCGCCTGGAATACGTCCAAAGTTCAAAAGATCTACCGGGCGCTGGCTCAAAACGTTGCGGAGCACGACACCTACGAGATCCTCACCCCCATCGGCCTTGTACCGCACCCACGGATCGGATCCGTGTGGGCCGCTCACCCAGGTGGCAAACCATCAAAGTCATTAGCAAAGGTGATAGCGCGCACCTCAAGCACAACAACCTTTGAAGTAAGCCTGAACTCCGGGCGCCCTCACCAAATCAGAATCCATCTGGCCTCCATCGGCCATCCTCTGGTGGGCGATCCTCTCTATGGTGTGAATGGCAAGCCTCTTGATCATCTGCCCGGACTCCCCGGGGATGGAGGCTATCTCTTGCACGCCCAATTCTTGCTGTTCCCTCATCCCTTCACCGGAAAACAAATCAGTCTTGAGGCGCCTTTGCCGTGCAGTTCCCCATCGCTCACCTAG
- a CDS encoding DUF2490 domain-containing protein, whose translation MRPKRNTAFLLKTLLLFLPLLPAAVHAQTSQFLPEVDVLYRANNSLRVDFQVKDTREGGDPAQVEIGPSLNLFAEPLVSLENIPIFDPEKSKSRLLQGFVGYRHVVSQNKSDVERIPLGFVVNLPVPGKILLADRNRADLDWSSGPFVWRYRNRLKLQRAVSLGGYKPAPYASAEVFYQSQFAKWSNTAIHAGCLFPIKQRLALDAYYEHQNQTGNTPNKQLNQLGLILNIYLGQNR comes from the coding sequence GTGCGGCCAAAGCGGAACACAGCTTTCCTTCTAAAAACGCTGCTGCTGTTCCTGCCTCTTCTGCCTGCAGCCGTACACGCCCAGACCTCCCAGTTCCTCCCCGAAGTCGACGTCCTCTACCGAGCCAACAACAGCCTCCGCGTCGACTTCCAGGTAAAAGACACCCGCGAAGGCGGCGACCCCGCCCAGGTCGAAATCGGCCCCAGCCTTAACCTGTTCGCCGAGCCGCTCGTCTCCCTTGAGAACATCCCAATCTTCGATCCAGAGAAATCCAAGTCGCGCCTGCTCCAGGGTTTCGTCGGCTACCGTCACGTTGTGTCGCAGAACAAATCCGACGTCGAACGAATCCCCCTCGGCTTCGTGGTCAACCTGCCCGTGCCCGGCAAAATCCTTCTCGCCGATCGCAACCGCGCCGACCTCGACTGGTCCTCTGGCCCCTTCGTCTGGCGCTACCGCAACCGCCTCAAACTCCAGCGGGCCGTCTCCCTAGGCGGCTACAAACCCGCCCCCTACGCCAGCGCCGAAGTCTTCTATCAAAGCCAGTTCGCGAAGTGGAGCAACACGGCCATCCACGCCGGATGCCTCTTCCCCATCAAGCAGCGCCTCGCCCTCGACGCCTACTACGAGCACCAGAACCAGACCGGCAACACGCCCAACAAACAGCTCAACCAGTTAGGCCTGATCCTCAACATCTACCTAGGCCAGAACCGCTAG
- a CDS encoding ChaN family lipoprotein, whose amino-acid sequence MKGILQALDRYPIVAIGEAHSIEQMGSFYVSLVQNRKLQQNINDIVIEFASQQSQPTLDAYVNGKNVSSQSLRSVWRDTTKVFAWESPIYAQLLSAVRKVNADLPPQKRLRVLAGDCSIDWMHVRNHLDWRRYQPNDTCFADVIKRQVLAKGHRALVILGSAHVSRNSDPSWPPNVTKLVEQAYPNSVFVVLLSFNKPERETEGTPPILLPWPRVSLPGGKEAVVGEYGDAMLYLGTSVSDAEPLWSEYQKDKAYLLELNRRARIQWGCPFNLNLVRDHLPLCRGH is encoded by the coding sequence GTGAAAGGTATTTTGCAGGCATTGGATCGATATCCGATCGTGGCGATCGGCGAGGCACATTCCATTGAGCAAATGGGCAGTTTCTATGTCTCGCTTGTTCAAAATCGAAAGCTGCAACAGAACATCAACGACATTGTGATCGAATTTGCAAGCCAGCAATCGCAGCCGACGCTGGATGCGTATGTCAACGGGAAGAATGTCTCCTCCCAAAGCCTGCGAAGCGTCTGGAGAGATACCACGAAGGTCTTCGCATGGGAGTCACCCATATACGCACAGCTTCTCTCTGCCGTTAGAAAAGTGAATGCCGATCTTCCACCGCAAAAGCGATTGAGAGTGTTAGCAGGAGACTGCAGCATCGACTGGATGCATGTCCGCAATCATCTTGACTGGCGAAGGTATCAGCCAAACGACACGTGCTTCGCAGATGTAATTAAGCGCCAGGTACTCGCTAAAGGACATCGCGCGCTGGTGATTCTCGGTTCGGCCCATGTATCCAGGAATTCCGATCCAAGTTGGCCTCCCAACGTGACAAAGCTTGTTGAACAGGCTTACCCGAACTCGGTCTTCGTGGTGCTGCTTTCCTTCAACAAACCGGAACGTGAAACTGAGGGCACACCACCCATACTCCTGCCTTGGCCCAGAGTTTCGTTGCCTGGTGGAAAAGAGGCAGTTGTGGGCGAGTATGGCGACGCCATGTTGTATTTGGGCACATCGGTTTCAGATGCCGAACCGCTGTGGTCGGAATATCAAAAGGACAAAGCATATCTGCTTGAACTGAACCGGCGTGCTCGAATTCAGTGGGGATGCCCTTTCAACTTGAACCTCGTCCGAGATCATCTCCCGCTTTGCCGCGGGCATTAA
- a CDS encoding HAD family hydrolase: MADVLLTDIDGTLIDSNALHAEAWRRAFEHFGIEIGMDDAWRQIGKGADQLIPTFLPEAQRERIEKPLKEYRKEIFHRDYMPRIVPFARAHDLLVRVREAGMKIALATSSDPEDLKTYGKLLGMEDLVDEASSAGDAKRSKPAPDIFAAALEKMGMRPEQAIALGDTPWDAQAAGKLGIRVVGVTCGGWKRGDLMDAGCVEVWRDPGDLLEHFGESVLGGRE; this comes from the coding sequence ATGGCGGACGTACTTCTTACGGATATTGACGGGACGCTGATCGACAGCAATGCGCTGCATGCGGAGGCGTGGCGGCGGGCGTTTGAGCATTTCGGCATCGAGATTGGGATGGACGATGCGTGGCGGCAGATTGGGAAGGGGGCGGACCAGTTGATTCCCACGTTTCTGCCGGAGGCGCAGCGGGAGAGGATCGAGAAGCCGCTGAAGGAGTACCGCAAGGAGATCTTCCACCGTGATTACATGCCGCGCATCGTTCCGTTCGCGCGTGCGCATGACCTGCTGGTGCGGGTTCGGGAGGCGGGGATGAAGATCGCGCTGGCGACTTCGTCGGACCCTGAGGACCTGAAGACCTACGGCAAGCTGCTGGGGATGGAAGACCTGGTGGACGAGGCGTCGTCTGCAGGCGATGCGAAGCGGTCAAAGCCAGCGCCGGATATCTTTGCCGCGGCACTGGAGAAGATGGGGATGCGGCCAGAACAGGCGATCGCGCTGGGCGATACGCCGTGGGATGCGCAGGCGGCTGGGAAGCTGGGGATTCGGGTGGTGGGCGTGACGTGCGGCGGGTGGAAGCGCGGCGATCTGATGGATGCAGGGTGCGTGGAGGTGTGGCGCGATCCGGGGGATCTGCTGGAGCATTTTGGGGAATCGGTTTTGGGAGGCAGGGAGTAG